A stretch of the Ctenopharyngodon idella isolate HZGC_01 chromosome 14, HZGC01, whole genome shotgun sequence genome encodes the following:
- the kazald2 gene encoding kazal-type serine peptidase inhibitor domain 2, giving the protein MAYLLVLLVLMLVSVSEPFHVEHLGRFDWQKSLRPGEGCPKKCHPERCPDVRQLQGCPAGLVRDQCGCCWECGNDEGQLCDPEPRSGSTFYGRCAEGLRCRAPRRNPTGEPRAVCVCSKQEALCGSDGKTFKNICQFRAAQHKQGKGQTLTMVHLGPCKTKPVITYAPRDIVTTKGSDVIFSCEVSSYPLASVQWSKEGDVISFPADDSSTAVQARGGPRRFELTGWLQIQRVGPNDAGVYTCTARNAFGEVSASARLQVTLGGSQLNKEFRQKENGAYRISGEEENVDDEDYEGQPSGYMYL; this is encoded by the exons ATGGCTTATTTACTAGTTTTACTAGTACTGATGCTGGTTTCAGTATCCGAGCCATTCCATGTGGAGCACCTGGGTCGTTTTGACTGGCAGAAGAGCCTTCGACCAGGTGAGGGATGCCCTAAAAAGTGCCACCCTGAGAGGTGCCCAGATGTTAGGCAGCTGCAGGGCTGTCCAGCCGGGCTGGTTCGTGACCAGTGCGGGTGTTGCTGGGAATGTGGAAACGACGAGGGGCAATTGTGTGACCCAGAGCCCCGGTCCGGGTCTACTTTCTACGGGCGCTGTGCTGAAGGTCTGCGCTGCAGAGCTCCTCGCAGAAACCCCACAGGTGAGCCCAGAGCCGTCTGCGTGTGCAGCAAGCAGGAAGCACTCTGCGGTTCTGATGGAAAGACATTTAAGAATATATGTCAGTTTCGGGCGGCCCAACACAAGCAAGGCAAAGGTCAGACGTTGACAATGGTGCATCTTGGACCCTGCAAGACAA AACCAGTTATCACTTACGCTCCACGTGACATCGTCACAACCAAAGGAAGTGATGTCATCTTTTCCTGTGAGGTGTCGTCGTATCCACTGGCTTCCGTCCAGTGGAGTAAAGAGGGGGACGTTATTTCTTTTCCTGCTGATGATTCGAGCACGGCTGTACAG gCTCGTGGAGGTCCTCGGAGGTTTGAATTGACCGGCTGGCTCCAGATTCAAAGAGTCGGCCCGAACGATGCAGGTGTGTACACATGCACCGCCAGGAACGCCTTCGGAGAGGTGTCTGCCTCCGCCAGATTACAGGTTACACTTGGAG GTTCTCAGCTGAACAAAGAGTTCCGGCAGAAAGAAAACGGAGCTTATAGAATATCAGGCGAAGAGGAGAATGTAGATGATGAAGATTACGAAGGCCAGCCGAGTGGATATATGTATTTGTGA